The Hydra vulgaris chromosome 11, alternate assembly HydraT2T_AEP genome contains a region encoding:
- the LOC105848858 gene encoding uncharacterized protein LOC105848858: MNCHQLFLIKSIYITAVFTSVIKKAVIEYPEVYREKVFQLIQRLEMDFTQFWIYRDIYPNSESLGVTPMLIQKSFANFGDEKRLKNILIKALHGYAIQLPIVGGSISRGAPFAESGEGDRVYFNAIVKWWNDIFMSITTSKMQAKSISIGGVGTDYFSYCLNSHLSEDAEPKMILWELAANDRGRYDDKPFPPGQPLEQFTRNILQRQSKPALFFLNFFRGHDYLDGKCMNYEDEGGLLVARHYRISSISWRNFVCDEIKQMTPGFSIETLFSADRLHPSILGHAQMAFLVINHIKNSFLRMLINHASRVPTIADFQEQTYNHGDIVLADILYHETSNNKPLCYTYLKYNEFEPNNTLAINIIRQDDFHFNVFKKFKIRSDELRGMQTYLSEQLLQISFDLIQPYSRLVITTHSSTGSGQTWLDADTPVIIETDKYHMGTKVELITTNLKAGMHILSILSTQNGFVVCAISVI, translated from the coding sequence ATGAATTGccatcaattatttttgataaaaagtatttacataACTGCAGTTTTCACCTCAGTCATAAAAAAAGCAGTAATAGAATATCCAGAAGTATACagagaaaaagtttttcaacttataCAAAGACTAGAAATGGACTTTACACAGTTTTGGATATACAGAGATATATATCCTAATTCTGAAAGCCTTGGGGTTACACCAATgctaatacaaaaatcatttgcaAACTTTGGAGATGAAAAGCGATTGAAAAACATTCTGATTAAAGCACTACATGGGTATGCAATTCAACTACCTATAGTAGGAGGTTCAATTTCTCGTGGAGCTCCATTTGCAGAGAGCGGAGAAGGAGATCGTGTATACTTTAATGCTATAGTAAAATGGTGGAATGATATATTTATGTCAATAACCACTTCAAAAATGCAAGCAAAGTCTATTTCAATTGGAGGCGTGGGAACAGACTACTTTTCATACTGTTTAAACTCACATTTAAGTGAAGATGCTGAACCAAAAATGATATTATGGGAACTGGCTGCTAACGATCGTGGAAGATATGATGACAAACCATTTCCACCAGGACAACCTCTCGAACAATTTACgagaaatattttacaaagacAATCAAAACCagcacttttttttctaaacttttttcgTGGTCATGATTATTTAGATGGTAAATGTATGAACTATGAAGATGAAGGTGGATTACTTGTAGCTAGACATTATAGAATATCATCAATAAGCTGGAGAAACTTTGTGTGTgatgaaataaaacaaatgacGCCAGGATTTTCTATTGAGACACTATTTTCTGCTGACAGGCTCCATCCAAGTATATTAGGTCATGCACAAATGGCCTTTTTAGttataaatcatattaaaaacagttttttacgAATGCTTATAAACCATGCATCACGAGTTCCAACAATAGCAGATTTTCAAGAGCAAACATATAACCATGGCGATATAGTCTTAGCAGACATTTTATATCATGAAACATCAAATAATAAACCGTTGTGTTATACATATCTTAAGTACAATGAATTTGAACCAAACAATACATTAGCTATTAACATTATTCGTCAAGATGACTTtcactttaatgtttttaaaaagtttaaaatacgCTCAGATGAACTCAGAGGGATGCAAACATATCTTTCTGAACAGTTACTACAGATTAGTTTTGATTTAATCCAACCCTATTCAAGACTTGTAATAACTACGCATAGTTCCACTGGAAGTGGTCAGACATGGTTAGATGCAGATACTCCTGTAATTATTGAAACTGATAAGTATCACATGGGTACAAAAGTTGAGTTAattacaacaaatttaaaagcaGGAATGCATATACTAAGCATTTTATCAACACAAAACGGATTTGTAGTTTGTGCAATTAGtgttatatag